From the genome of Blautia pseudococcoides, one region includes:
- a CDS encoding GntR family transcriptional regulator translates to MEEPSTLFQYLYTTLTAEIHTEKLRYGERLPSIRELCRIYNVGIRTVNDVLKALNDNGYIKTEIRKNATVIYRNDELTDSLRAKQLLARKEAVVDLLKTMGCFFPHIIASGAMMCDTSHLEEMIRSARGLTDKPIKEKWRVSTHIIQQIISFHGNRLLTELFINMNIYGQVPVLEGFKNPFLDMTWDRERNISYLFDAIKAKDYEGLYTRIEELYVNGARKVEKYLEELAEIYPQFSNLEKSAYQWDARNGRVFLYMEISRQLASKIGKNIYPVNGSLPTIMELADEYAVSPSTVRKALGVLNTLGIVRTVKKAGSIVTLNAAASFDIQIKDAAMKRDAVTFLSALHMCAMTCRTIALLGFDRLEPETIHRLVIEGADEDNRSVAFILIKALVKAQPYNGIREIYAQMELLLSWGYYFSFAQRNKEQYQFVHEKSKTALQFLLIKEKTAFADIIQEIYMDIFTLIRNTLVSYGAMEGICLAPPAPDTFEKNRTLLH, encoded by the coding sequence ATGGAAGAACCCTCAACTCTTTTTCAATATCTATACACCACCTTGACTGCGGAAATACACACGGAAAAGCTTCGTTATGGCGAAAGGCTGCCGTCGATCAGAGAACTTTGCCGAATATATAACGTAGGCATACGAACGGTAAACGACGTCTTAAAAGCGTTGAACGACAACGGATATATCAAAACAGAAATCCGAAAAAATGCCACGGTCATTTATCGAAACGACGAACTAACGGACTCCTTGCGTGCCAAACAGCTATTGGCACGTAAGGAGGCGGTGGTTGATTTACTGAAGACTATGGGCTGTTTCTTCCCGCATATAATCGCCAGCGGCGCCATGATGTGCGATACCTCTCATTTGGAGGAAATGATTCGGTCTGCGAGAGGGCTTACGGATAAGCCGATCAAGGAGAAGTGGCGCGTCAGCACCCATATTATTCAGCAAATCATTTCATTTCATGGAAACCGCCTGCTGACAGAGCTTTTCATCAATATGAACATATACGGGCAGGTGCCGGTATTGGAAGGGTTTAAGAATCCATTCCTTGATATGACATGGGACCGGGAACGAAATATTAGCTACCTTTTTGACGCGATCAAAGCAAAAGATTATGAAGGACTGTATACACGTATAGAAGAGCTGTATGTAAATGGGGCCAGAAAAGTAGAAAAATATTTAGAGGAACTTGCGGAAATATATCCCCAGTTTTCCAACCTGGAGAAATCTGCCTATCAATGGGATGCCAGAAACGGCCGCGTGTTTCTCTATATGGAGATCTCTCGCCAGCTCGCTTCCAAGATAGGAAAAAATATCTATCCAGTGAATGGCAGCCTGCCGACAATCATGGAACTGGCAGATGAGTATGCGGTTTCGCCGTCAACAGTGAGAAAAGCGCTGGGGGTACTGAATACATTGGGAATTGTCCGAACCGTTAAAAAGGCCGGCTCTATTGTTACGCTGAACGCTGCCGCCAGCTTCGATATTCAAATAAAAGACGCAGCCATGAAGCGCGATGCGGTTACCTTTCTGAGCGCCCTCCATATGTGCGCCATGACCTGCCGGACGATAGCCCTTCTGGGATTTGACCGTCTTGAGCCGGAAACCATCCACCGTCTTGTTATTGAGGGGGCGGATGAAGATAACCGCTCCGTGGCATTTATATTAATAAAAGCCCTTGTCAAGGCGCAGCCTTATAACGGGATACGCGAAATATATGCTCAAATGGAACTGCTTCTCTCTTGGGGATATTACTTTTCCTTTGCACAACGGAATAAAGAGCAGTATCAGTTTGTCCATGAAAAAAGCAAAACGGCGCTGCAATTTTTGCTTATAAAAGAAAAAACGGCGTTTGCCGATATCATACAGGAAATCTACATGGATATCTTTACCCTCATAAGAAACACCTTGGTTTCCTATGGTGCAATGGAGGGAATATGTTTGGCTCCCCCAGCGCCGGATACTTTTGAAAAGAACAGAACTTTGCTGCACTAG
- the queA gene encoding tRNA preQ1(34) S-adenosylmethionine ribosyltransferase-isomerase QueA: MKTSDFYYDLPEELIAQDPLADRSASRLLHLDRETGEIEHTDFKHITRYLKPGDCLVINDTKVIPARLYGSKVGTDAGIEILLLKRKGDNVWETLVKPGKKAKPGTVIRFGDGLLTGEVIDVVEEGNRLIKFSYEGIFEEILDKLGEMPLPPYITHKLQDKNRYQTVYAKNEGSAAAPTAGLHFTEELLEEIRQMGVGIAHVTLHVGLGTFRPVKVDDVEKHHMHSEFYVVEEDQAKLINDTKKNGGRIISVGTTSCRTLESAADENGNLQAKSGWTEIFIYPGYEFKIIDGLITNFHLPESTLLMLVSALAGKEHIMKAYEEAVREKYRFFSFGDAMFITDNQK, translated from the coding sequence ATGAAGACATCGGATTTTTATTATGATTTGCCGGAGGAACTGATCGCGCAGGATCCCCTTGCTGACCGTTCCGCCTCCAGGTTGCTGCATCTGGACCGGGAAACAGGTGAGATCGAGCATACAGATTTTAAACATATCACCAGATATTTAAAACCGGGAGACTGCCTTGTCATCAATGACACAAAGGTGATTCCCGCCCGTCTGTACGGAAGCAAGGTGGGAACAGATGCCGGGATTGAGATACTGCTGCTGAAAAGAAAAGGCGATAATGTGTGGGAAACACTGGTAAAGCCGGGGAAGAAGGCGAAACCGGGGACGGTTATCCGCTTTGGGGACGGACTTCTCACAGGGGAAGTCATAGATGTGGTGGAGGAAGGAAACCGTCTGATCAAATTCAGCTATGAGGGCATTTTTGAGGAAATCCTGGATAAACTGGGGGAAATGCCTCTTCCGCCGTATATTACCCATAAGCTGCAGGATAAGAACAGATATCAGACTGTTTACGCCAAAAATGAGGGAAGCGCAGCCGCGCCTACGGCAGGGCTGCATTTTACAGAGGAACTGTTGGAAGAGATTCGGCAGATGGGAGTGGGGATTGCCCATGTTACGCTGCATGTGGGACTCGGAACTTTCCGCCCGGTGAAAGTTGATGATGTGGAAAAGCACCATATGCATTCAGAGTTTTATGTGGTGGAGGAAGATCAGGCAAAACTGATCAATGATACCAAGAAAAACGGCGGCAGGATCATTTCGGTTGGAACTACAAGCTGCCGTACACTGGAATCTGCCGCGGATGAGAATGGAAATCTTCAGGCGAAAAGCGGATGGACAGAGATATTTATCTATCCGGGGTATGAATTTAAGATCATTGACGGATTGATCACTAATTTTCATCTTCCGGAATCTACTCTGCTCATGCTGGTATCGGCTTTGGCTGGGAAAGAACATATTATGAAGGCGTATGAGGAGGCTGTGAGAGAAAAATATCGGTTCTTTTCGTTTGGGGATGCTATGTTTATTACAGATAATCAAAAGTAA
- a CDS encoding histidine phosphatase family protein produces the protein MKLYIIRHGETSWNVQRRLQGASDTDLNENGITLAKRTGEALKEIPFDLCFTSPLKRAKITAELILSGRNIPIYDDERLREISFGEWEGRDSALLPAHMLDNFFHHTEVYEPPKGGESIREICTRTKDFYQELIYREKLQDKTLLIASHGCAVRALLQNVYADAEIDNFWHGCVPPNCGVNIVEVADGRAVLLEEDVVFG, from the coding sequence ATGAAGCTTTATATTATCCGTCACGGGGAAACCTCCTGGAATGTCCAGAGAAGGCTTCAGGGAGCCTCGGATACGGATTTAAATGAGAATGGCATTACTCTGGCAAAGCGGACGGGGGAAGCGTTAAAAGAGATTCCCTTTGACCTCTGTTTTACCAGCCCGTTAAAACGGGCTAAAATAACTGCAGAACTGATACTGTCCGGAAGGAATATACCCATATATGACGATGAACGTCTCCGGGAAATTTCTTTCGGCGAATGGGAAGGGCGGGATTCCGCCCTTTTGCCTGCCCATATGCTGGATAATTTTTTTCATCATACAGAGGTATATGAGCCGCCAAAAGGCGGGGAGAGTATCAGGGAAATCTGCACAAGGACAAAAGATTTTTACCAGGAGCTTATATACAGGGAGAAGCTGCAGGATAAAACACTGCTGATCGCATCCCACGGATGTGCTGTGCGGGCGCTTCTGCAGAATGTCTATGCCGATGCGGAAATCGATAATTTCTGGCATGGCTGTGTTCCGCCCAACTGCGGTGTCAATATCGTGGAGGTGGCAGACGGCAGGGCAGTGCTTCTGGAAGAGGATGTAGTGTTTGGCTGA
- the pheT gene encoding phenylalanine--tRNA ligase subunit beta produces the protein MNTSLSWIKMYVPDLDVTAQEYTDAMTLSGTKVEGFEELDADLENIVIGQIEKIEPHPDADKLIICQVNVGSETVQIVTGAPNVKEGDKIPVVLDGGRVAGGHDGKKTPGGVKIKKGKLRGIESCGMMCSIEELGSTKEFYPEAPEYGIYIFPEDAVVGESAIHALGLDDVVFEYEITSNRVDCYSVIGIAREAAATFHKKFVPPTVEVNGNEEDAHDYVKVSVEDPDLCPRYCARVVKNVKIGPSPKWMQRCLAANGIRPINNLVDITNYVMEEFGQPMHAYDMDTIEGQEIIVRRASKDEKFVTLDGQERVLDDSVLMICDGKKPVGIAGIMGGENSMITDTVSTVLFEAACFDGVNIRLSSKKVGLRTDASGKFEKGLDPNNAEAAIDRACQLIEEFGCGEVVGQMVDVYSKVKEPVRVAFEPEKINDLLGTELSREEMLSYLSKVELAYDENTNEIVAPTFRADIFRTADIAEEVARFYGYDNIPTTLPKGEATTGKLPFKLRIEQAARDMAECNGFSQGYCYSFESPKVFDKLLIPADDELRKVITISNPLGEDFSIMRTTPLNGMLQSLGTNYKRRNKDVRLYELGNIYLPKELPLKDLPKERMMFTLGMYGAGDFFTMKGVVEEFLDKIGMHEKEEYDPRSGRPFLHPGRQADIIYSGTMIGYIGEVHPAVADTYGIGERAYVAVLDIPAVLEFATFDRKYEGIAKFPAVSRDISMVVPKHVLAGEIEHILEQRGGKILESYHLFDIYEGSQIKDGYKSLAYSVTFRAKDKTLEEAEITAAMKKILNGLEGLGIELRK, from the coding sequence ATGAATACATCTTTATCATGGATTAAAATGTATGTGCCGGATCTTGACGTTACGGCACAGGAATATACAGATGCAATGACCTTATCCGGAACCAAAGTGGAAGGGTTTGAAGAGCTGGATGCAGATCTGGAAAATATCGTTATCGGACAGATTGAGAAGATCGAGCCTCACCCGGATGCAGACAAACTGATCATCTGTCAGGTCAATGTGGGAAGTGAGACTGTTCAGATCGTGACCGGTGCACCAAATGTAAAAGAGGGCGACAAAATCCCGGTAGTCCTGGACGGGGGCCGTGTGGCAGGCGGTCATGACGGCAAGAAGACACCAGGCGGTGTAAAGATCAAAAAAGGAAAACTGCGTGGGATAGAATCCTGCGGCATGATGTGCTCTATTGAAGAGCTGGGCTCCACAAAAGAATTTTATCCGGAAGCTCCGGAATACGGCATATACATTTTCCCGGAGGATGCAGTGGTTGGCGAGAGTGCTATCCATGCACTGGGACTGGATGACGTGGTATTTGAATATGAGATCACTTCAAACCGCGTGGACTGCTACAGTGTGATCGGTATCGCAAGAGAAGCAGCAGCCACTTTTCATAAAAAATTCGTTCCTCCAACAGTGGAAGTGAATGGAAATGAAGAGGATGCCCATGACTACGTCAAAGTGAGTGTTGAGGACCCGGATCTGTGTCCCCGCTACTGTGCAAGGGTGGTAAAAAACGTAAAGATCGGTCCTTCACCGAAATGGATGCAGCGCTGTCTGGCTGCAAATGGTATCCGCCCCATCAATAATCTGGTAGATATCACCAATTACGTGATGGAAGAATTCGGACAGCCTATGCATGCCTATGATATGGACACCATTGAAGGACAGGAAATCATTGTGCGCCGTGCCTCAAAAGATGAGAAATTCGTCACACTGGACGGCCAGGAGCGTGTTCTGGATGATTCCGTGCTGATGATCTGCGACGGCAAAAAACCGGTTGGAATTGCCGGTATCATGGGCGGGGAAAATTCCATGATCACCGATACAGTAAGCACTGTATTATTTGAGGCTGCCTGCTTTGACGGTGTTAATATCCGTCTCTCCAGTAAAAAAGTGGGACTCAGGACAGATGCTTCCGGAAAATTCGAGAAGGGACTGGATCCAAACAACGCGGAGGCTGCCATCGACAGAGCGTGCCAGCTGATCGAAGAATTTGGCTGCGGTGAAGTGGTGGGCCAAATGGTTGATGTGTATTCCAAAGTGAAGGAACCGGTACGGGTTGCATTTGAGCCGGAGAAGATAAATGACTTACTGGGGACTGAGCTTTCCAGGGAGGAAATGCTTTCCTATCTCTCAAAAGTGGAGCTGGCATATGATGAGAACACCAATGAAATCGTAGCACCTACCTTCCGCGCTGACATTTTCCGCACTGCGGATATTGCGGAGGAAGTGGCACGTTTCTACGGTTATGACAATATCCCCACAACCCTTCCAAAGGGAGAGGCTACCACAGGAAAACTGCCGTTTAAGCTGCGCATTGAGCAGGCTGCAAGAGATATGGCAGAATGCAATGGATTTTCACAGGGGTACTGCTATTCCTTTGAAAGCCCTAAGGTATTTGACAAACTGCTGATTCCCGCTGATGATGAGCTGCGCAAAGTGATCACCATTTCCAATCCTCTGGGTGAAGATTTCAGTATCATGAGGACTACACCGCTGAACGGTATGCTCCAGTCTCTCGGAACAAATTATAAGAGAAGAAATAAGGATGTACGTCTGTATGAGCTGGGCAATATATATCTGCCGAAGGAGCTGCCTCTTAAGGATCTGCCCAAAGAGAGAATGATGTTTACCCTGGGTATGTATGGAGCAGGAGATTTCTTTACCATGAAAGGCGTTGTGGAGGAATTCCTGGATAAGATCGGTATGCACGAGAAGGAAGAATATGATCCGAGATCAGGCAGGCCCTTCCTCCATCCGGGGCGTCAGGCAGACATTATCTACAGCGGAACCATGATCGGTTATATAGGAGAGGTACACCCGGCTGTTGCGGACACCTACGGCATTGGAGAGAGAGCTTATGTGGCTGTGCTGGATATTCCGGCTGTTTTGGAGTTTGCAACATTTGACAGAAAGTACGAAGGAATCGCAAAGTTCCCGGCAGTGAGCCGTGATATCAGTATGGTAGTACCGAAACACGTGCTGGCAGGTGAGATTGAACATATTCTTGAACAGCGCGGCGGCAAAATCCTGGAGAGCTATCATCTCTTTGATATCTACGAGGGAAGCCAGATCAAAGACGGATATAAATCCTTGGCGTATTCTGTTACCTTCCGTGCGAAAGATAAAACACTGGAGGAGGCTGAGATCACAGCAGCCATGAAGAAAATCTTAAACGGGCTGGAAGGCCTTGGAATAGAGCTGCGTAAATAA
- the pheS gene encoding phenylalanine--tRNA ligase subunit alpha: MKEKLQRIQEEAAKRIQESDSLEKLNDVRVAFLGKKGELTAVLKGMKEVAAEDRPKVGQWVNETRAQIEKHLEDTRVKLEAAVMEERLKAEVIDVTLPAKKMEIGHRHPNTIALEEVERIFIGMGYEVVEGPEVEYMDYNFTKLNIPEGHPARDEQDTFFIDDKICLRSQTSPVQARTMEKGELPIRMIAPGRVFRSDEVDATHSPSFHQIEGLVIDKHITFADLKGTLEEFAKELFGPETKTKFRPHHFPFTEPSAEVDVSCFKCGGKGCRFCKGSGWIEILGCGMVHPHVLEMCGIDPEEYTGFAFGVGLERIALLKYEIDDMRLLYENDTRFLKQF; the protein is encoded by the coding sequence ATGAAAGAAAAATTACAGCGTATTCAGGAAGAAGCTGCAAAGCGTATCCAGGAGTCGGATTCCCTGGAAAAATTAAATGATGTACGTGTTGCTTTTCTTGGAAAAAAAGGAGAGCTGACAGCAGTTTTAAAAGGTATGAAAGAGGTAGCAGCTGAGGACAGGCCAAAGGTTGGGCAGTGGGTAAATGAAACTCGTGCGCAGATTGAAAAACATCTGGAGGATACCAGAGTTAAACTGGAAGCAGCCGTTATGGAGGAAAGGCTGAAAGCGGAAGTCATCGACGTAACCCTCCCGGCTAAGAAGATGGAGATTGGCCACAGGCATCCAAACACCATAGCGCTGGAGGAAGTGGAGCGTATCTTCATTGGTATGGGCTATGAAGTTGTGGAAGGCCCGGAAGTGGAGTACATGGATTACAACTTTACAAAACTGAATATCCCGGAGGGCCATCCTGCCAGAGATGAACAGGATACCTTTTTTATCGACGATAAAATCTGTCTGCGTTCCCAGACTTCCCCGGTACAGGCGCGTACCATGGAGAAGGGAGAACTGCCAATCCGTATGATCGCACCGGGACGTGTGTTCCGTTCTGATGAAGTGGATGCAACACATTCCCCTTCCTTCCATCAGATTGAAGGTCTTGTCATTGACAAGCACATTACATTTGCGGACTTAAAGGGTACTCTGGAGGAGTTTGCCAAAGAACTGTTCGGACCGGAGACAAAGACGAAATTCCGTCCCCACCACTTCCCGTTCACAGAGCCAAGTGCAGAGGTGGATGTCTCCTGCTTCAAGTGCGGAGGCAAAGGCTGCCGTTTCTGTAAAGGTTCCGGCTGGATTGAGATTCTGGGCTGCGGTATGGTGCATCCCCATGTTCTTGAAATGTGCGGCATTGACCCGGAAGAATACACAGGCTTCGCGTTTGGTGTGGGACTGGAGCGTATTGCATTACTGAAATATGAGATTGATGATATGAGACTTCTGTACGAAAATGACACCAGATTCCTGAAGCAGTTCTGA
- a CDS encoding YihY/virulence factor BrkB family protein encodes MKIIKSVVRTVTGFMENLNKNHVSAYSAQAAYFIILSFIPFMLLLMTSVRYTPLDRQEVINAVMQICPESFETFIQGIVNEVYEKSLTVVPLSGVIALWSAGKGIQSLTNGFNCIYQVKETRNYIVTRVRSVFYTLVFVIAIILTLILQVFGNSLQRELSKHLPFLDKLVSMIISMRVTITLLALCVVFLFLYKFVPNRKATFRSQMPGAVFTAVSWSAFSFGFSLYFDYYEGTSNMYGSMTTIILILLWMYFCMNIMMIGAQINCYFEEKFKWVHQVATETLKREYQQLIGRDDEEETEDLAEKKEKKDTKADKPS; translated from the coding sequence ATGAAGATAATAAAAAGCGTGGTGCGCACAGTCACCGGATTTATGGAGAATTTGAATAAGAATCACGTGTCAGCCTACTCTGCACAGGCTGCCTATTTTATTATACTTTCTTTTATCCCGTTTATGCTCCTTCTCATGACCTCTGTCCGGTATACGCCTCTTGACAGGCAGGAGGTGATCAATGCGGTAATGCAGATCTGCCCGGAGAGTTTTGAGACCTTCATTCAGGGGATCGTCAATGAGGTGTATGAAAAGTCACTGACCGTGGTTCCCCTTTCCGGTGTCATTGCTCTATGGTCTGCAGGGAAGGGGATCCAGTCTCTGACCAATGGATTCAACTGTATCTATCAGGTGAAGGAGACCAGGAATTATATAGTGACAAGGGTACGCTCTGTATTCTACACACTTGTGTTTGTCATTGCCATTATACTGACCCTGATCCTCCAGGTCTTTGGCAACAGTCTGCAGAGGGAACTCAGCAAACATCTGCCGTTCCTTGACAAACTGGTATCCATGATAATCAGTATGCGAGTGACTATCACGCTTCTGGCACTGTGTGTGGTGTTCCTGTTTTTGTATAAGTTTGTACCAAACAGGAAGGCAACCTTCAGAAGCCAGATGCCGGGGGCTGTGTTCACAGCAGTGAGCTGGTCTGCATTTTCCTTTGGATTCTCTCTCTATTTTGATTATTATGAGGGAACATCGAATATGTATGGAAGCATGACCACCATCATACTGATTCTTTTATGGATGTACTTCTGTATGAATATCATGATGATAGGCGCCCAGATCAACTGTTATTTTGAGGAAAAATTCAAATGGGTGCATCAGGTGGCAACCGAGACCCTCAAGAGAGAATATCAGCAGCTTATCGGCAGGGATGATGAGGAGGAAACGGAGGATTTGGCAGAAAAAAAGGAAAAAAAAGATACAAAAGCTGACAAACCTTCTTGA
- a CDS encoding SpoIID/LytB domain-containing protein — translation MLIILLAVIGILIVWQANRAGVRRQEDYRTQSLQENMIKENERASAGLTLPASSRNNADAEEKGQESAADPADTDAQAAHTEQNSSQAAQDSESEAAAAAVQDPQISVLLMTDGYKGYTHQSVNLQFQGSYHLKGSQEMDYADGETLELTADSPLFQDGKLELQAGGEENRATLLSVERQQGNPAYRGDFTVYQEQGGLRIVNTLPLEEYLYGVVPSEMPASYDKEALKAQAVCARTYACVQMQKSALADLGAQVDDSVDYQVYQNGGEDAGTSAAVDETKGEILESGGQPITAYYFSTSSGKTSTDEVWEVSAPASYLKSVDCSYDAEEPWHQWSITFSAKRLLSAVQAKYAGVKEIQGIDVEKTGEGGAVMNLAVNTDQGVYKISNEYDIRALLSPDGLSITRQDGSVVKGSNLLPSAYFTLEEQRDENDVLTGYVINGGGYGHGVGLSQNGAKGMAEAGMSYQEILSYFYQNVELADISSIL, via the coding sequence ATGCTGATTATACTGCTTGCCGTGATCGGAATCTTGATTGTGTGGCAGGCAAACAGAGCGGGAGTAAGAAGACAGGAAGATTACCGGACACAGAGCCTGCAGGAAAATATGATCAAAGAGAATGAGCGGGCCAGTGCCGGTCTGACCCTGCCGGCTTCCTCCCGGAACAATGCGGATGCAGAGGAAAAAGGGCAGGAGAGTGCTGCAGATCCTGCAGACACAGATGCCCAGGCTGCTCATACAGAACAGAACAGCAGCCAGGCTGCCCAGGATTCAGAGAGTGAAGCGGCAGCGGCGGCGGTACAGGACCCTCAGATATCCGTATTGCTTATGACGGACGGATACAAGGGATATACGCACCAGAGTGTGAACTTACAGTTTCAGGGCAGTTATCATCTGAAAGGGAGCCAGGAGATGGACTATGCAGACGGTGAGACATTGGAGCTGACTGCGGACAGTCCTTTATTCCAGGATGGAAAGCTGGAGCTTCAGGCCGGTGGAGAGGAAAACAGGGCGACCCTGCTGTCAGTCGAAAGGCAGCAGGGAAATCCTGCCTATAGAGGGGATTTTACTGTTTACCAGGAACAGGGAGGCCTGCGTATTGTAAATACGCTGCCTTTGGAAGAATATCTGTATGGTGTGGTACCCAGTGAAATGCCGGCCTCCTATGACAAAGAAGCATTGAAGGCGCAGGCGGTCTGTGCCAGAACATATGCCTGTGTGCAGATGCAGAAAAGTGCTTTAGCTGACCTGGGCGCCCAGGTGGATGACAGTGTGGATTATCAGGTCTATCAAAACGGCGGTGAGGATGCCGGGACGAGTGCAGCCGTGGATGAGACAAAAGGAGAAATTCTGGAGAGCGGCGGCCAGCCCATTACAGCCTATTATTTTTCTACATCCAGCGGTAAAACCAGCACAGATGAGGTGTGGGAAGTATCTGCGCCCGCGTCCTATCTGAAAAGTGTGGACTGCAGTTATGACGCAGAGGAGCCGTGGCATCAGTGGAGTATCACATTTTCCGCCAAACGCCTGTTGTCTGCTGTACAGGCAAAATACGCGGGAGTAAAAGAAATCCAGGGGATAGATGTGGAGAAGACAGGTGAGGGCGGTGCCGTCATGAATCTGGCGGTCAATACGGACCAGGGTGTCTACAAGATCAGCAACGAGTACGACATACGTGCCCTGCTGTCACCGGATGGCTTGTCTATTACAAGGCAGGACGGCTCTGTGGTGAAAGGCTCTAACCTGCTCCCAAGTGCATATTTTACTCTGGAAGAACAGCGGGATGAAAATGATGTCCTTACAGGATATGTGATAAACGGCGGCGGTTACGGCCATGGCGTAGGTCTGAGCCAGAACGGCGCCAAGGGGATGGCAGAGGCGGGGATGAGTTATCAGGAGATCCTTTCGTATTTTTACCAAAATGTGGAGCTGGCTGATATCAGCAGCATTCTGTGA
- a CDS encoding fused MFS/spermidine synthase — MESRLLRNKYFLYVTEFFSGMSVMAVELGASRLMAPYFSSSQIVWTVIIGVIMIAMAIGNVWGGRSADKRHDPDRLYRRLLIAAIWIALIPFAGRYLIAGISLLLAVFIKSNFLVWAALFTCLAIFAFPCVLLGTVTPSLVKFSVSNLDDNGKTVGELGALNTIGSIIGTFLPTFVTIPAVGTAATFLIFSAVLAAIAVLYFVTVKRKRGLCVGTAAVLFILALLTPKFSFAFWEKDVTLEDESIYNYLQVKDEEEQTILSTNVLFGVQSIKTKNQELTGMYYDYALAAPVMAGVNTKKDNHVMILGLGSGTYADYCDRYFPGTKIQGAEIDEKIAEIATDYFGLPDSVEVAVEDGRAYLTASEDSYDVIMVDAYQDITIPFQMSSAEFFSQVETHLKDNGVMVVNMNMKSSSEDSINDYLCDTIASIFKYVYTVPVEGGTNMEVFASNHVMLPQMLEKNAEKLPKGELQSMMAAVSEGLARYEGKDRILTDDKAPVELLGMKVLDEIIGEELDYYRELYLG; from the coding sequence ATGGAGTCCAGATTATTGAGAAACAAATATTTCTTGTATGTAACAGAGTTTTTTTCCGGTATGTCTGTTATGGCTGTAGAATTGGGGGCGAGCAGGCTGATGGCGCCTTATTTCAGTTCCTCCCAGATTGTATGGACCGTGATCATCGGAGTGATCATGATCGCCATGGCAATTGGAAATGTATGGGGCGGGCGCTCTGCGGACAAGCGCCATGACCCGGACAGGCTGTACCGGAGGCTTTTGATCGCCGCTATATGGATCGCGCTCATACCGTTCGCGGGCAGATATCTGATCGCAGGTATCTCTTTGCTGCTGGCGGTTTTTATAAAATCCAATTTTCTTGTCTGGGCAGCACTTTTTACCTGCTTGGCGATCTTTGCGTTTCCCTGTGTTCTGCTGGGAACCGTGACACCGTCTCTGGTAAAGTTTTCTGTGAGCAATCTGGATGACAATGGAAAGACTGTGGGAGAGCTGGGTGCCTTAAATACCATCGGAAGTATTATCGGTACCTTCCTTCCTACCTTTGTAACGATTCCAGCAGTGGGGACTGCGGCTACTTTTCTGATATTTTCAGCAGTTTTGGCCGCTATCGCTGTGCTCTACTTTGTGACAGTTAAGAGAAAAAGAGGACTATGCGTGGGAACCGCGGCGGTTCTGTTTATTCTGGCACTGCTGACACCTAAATTCAGCTTTGCTTTCTGGGAAAAAGATGTGACGCTGGAGGATGAGTCCATCTATAATTATCTGCAGGTAAAGGATGAGGAGGAGCAAACGATCCTGTCCACCAATGTGCTTTTTGGCGTGCAGTCCATAAAGACGAAAAACCAGGAGCTGACAGGGATGTATTATGACTATGCTCTGGCCGCCCCTGTTATGGCCGGAGTCAATACAAAAAAGGACAATCATGTGATGATTCTTGGATTGGGAAGCGGCACATATGCAGATTACTGTGACCGCTATTTTCCGGGAACCAAAATCCAGGGTGCTGAGATTGACGAGAAGATCGCGGAGATCGCCACAGACTATTTCGGACTGCCGGACAGTGTGGAGGTGGCAGTGGAGGATGGCAGAGCCTACCTCACAGCTTCTGAGGACTCCTATGATGTGATCATGGTGGATGCCTACCAGGATATCACCATTCCGTTTCAGATGTCCTCGGCTGAGTTTTTCAGCCAGGTTGAAACGCATCTGAAGGATAACGGGGTGATGGTGGTCAATATGAACATGAAATCCAGTTCTGAGGATTCCATCAATGATTATCTCTGTGACACCATAGCTTCGATATTCAAGTATGTATACACCGTACCGGTGGAAGGCGGGACCAATATGGAGGTTTTTGCCTCTAATCATGTGATGCTTCCGCAAATGCTTGAAAAAAATGCTGAGAAGCTTCCAAAAGGGGAATTGCAGAGCATGATGGCAGCCGTTTCGGAAGGGCTTGCCAGATATGAAGGAAAGGACAGGATCCTCACAGATGACAAGGCCCCGGTGGAACTTTTGGGAATGAAGGTTTTAGATGAGATCATCGGGGAAGAGCTGGACTATTACAGGGAATTATATCTGGGATAG